The window AGAGTTTCTAGTagctagagtttttttttaaaaggacaGGTAAGTTAAACTTTGATGGCGTACTTCCTGATTGGGAAATAcatttccttcttcttctcacgCTCTGTCTTCAAAGAGAGCTGCAAAGCAaagcaacaaaaacaaaaagctaTGAGAACAGTGTTGGTAAAATGATCGATATCagacaacaaacaaacaaaaacaggaCAAAACCTGATGTTTAGTGAGGCGTCTGCGGATAGCACGGGTCTTCTTGGGACGGAGATCAAGAGGAATGAACTTCTTGTTCTTGTACGCCTCTCTGAGAGCAGACTTCTGTTTCTGGGATGTCACAGTCAACACCTGAGCTATGGATTTGCGGACAACCTTGCTGCATATTACAAAACACGTTACAGATTAAATACAAAATGTTATAAGATATGTATAAGCATAAGCAAATCACTCTATATAATTCCATATCCTACAATATCTGTATCGAGAGAATATCATTTGCTTCATTTCATATTCTAAACCGAAACATGATTAAAGCTAAAATCGAAAGCTAAAGCTTCTGAAGTTACAGGATATTTAGGGAAACTACATTTTGGAGAGCTTGTTGGGAGCACCACCGGTGACTTTAGCGACACGGAGGAGAGCGAGCTCAGCCTTAAGATCCTGAAGCTGGTTCTGAAGATCGCTCTTCGACTTGTCCCTCAGCTCGTGAACCTTGATTCTGGCTACAACCACACAACAAATTAAATCAGAAGTAATCCTCTAACGAATCCGAATAACAAAAAAAGACTCAAATCGACATTACCCATCGTGAAGCTTTCACTCGTGTTCGTTCAACTGCTGCGCCGCTCGGAGGAATCTGAAAACCTAGAGCAGGAGGAAGGTGATATATAATCAAAGAGAGCTCACAAAACCCTCGAGTCTCCTTAGTGGGTCGAGTAAAGCCCATTTAAAGAATAATTAATGGGCCTTAACAGATACATGTGGGTTCATTTGTTTTCGCGGGAAGCAAACAGAAACTAGTTGTTGGTGTCCCAGCCCAACTAACACTAAATCTCTAATTCAAATAAACCGATCATCAAAAACCGTAATTGTAAGCAAACCGGTACATAATAAACCGGAAACAATTGAATTGAACCGAATCAttaccagtttttttttttcttcttattccaGGCttgtcactctctctctctctcccacaCATGGTTTGACTTTCACTGTAGATACTCGGTCATCTTTCTCGGGGGTCATTAATCGGCGAAGGTGATCGGACCCAATTCTCCGTCATGGATTCTCGAAACGACGAGGAGGCGCCGTTGGTGTTGGTCTCTGGTGAGAATCGGAAGGGAAGACCTGGGAAGAGTTATACAAGAGATGTTCATATCCTCAGTATCTCCTTTTTGTTGATCTTCCTCGCCTTCGGCGCCGCTCAGAACCTCGAAACGACTATCAATAAGGTGCCTTCAAAGTTCGATTCTTTTCCTCACTTACTGAGAATTGAGCTGAAAGTTACAAGCTTTGAGTTTCTGATTGATGTTATACTTTCATTACAATTTTGAGATCAGACCCGTGAAGATTCTTGTCGGAACAATCTTAGTTCTGTCGGTTATAGCGTGTTCTTTTGTGTGTGGTATGTGGTTATCAGGACTCGGTGAAGATTGTTGTCGAAAATTAAGATTA is drawn from Brassica rapa cultivar Chiifu-401-42 chromosome A05, CAAS_Brap_v3.01, whole genome shotgun sequence and contains these coding sequences:
- the LOC103870540 gene encoding 60S ribosomal protein L35-1 produces the protein MARIKVHELRDKSKSDLQNQLQDLKAELALLRVAKVTGGAPNKLSKIKVVRKSIAQVLTVTSQKQKSALREAYKNKKFIPLDLRPKKTRAIRRRLTKHQLSLKTEREKKKEMYFPIRKYAIKV